A stretch of Heptranchias perlo isolate sHepPer1 chromosome 1, sHepPer1.hap1, whole genome shotgun sequence DNA encodes these proteins:
- the LOC137321259 gene encoding putative nuclease HARBI1, which produces MRPYPQQVFREHFSYVNFSEEQCHRCLCFLKEAVTALCHLLQLQVEPRTRAWTALPVAVKVTVAFNFYATRSFQAAAGDISDIAHLTVHRCIREVTEVLYRRKNAFISFPMDRAKHDERALDFACIADFLGVQRAIDCTYIAMHAPQYQVGIFHNGEGFHSLNNQSVCDHRQCHMQVFAWFPGSSYDSFILREYSVPPLLQPGHQVTGWLLGNKGYPLQTWLMNPVRNPSTAAVLTYNESHTAIRNNIKQIVGVLKKHVGCLEHSGGALQCTPEWVSRFMII; this is translated from the coding sequence ATGAGACCATACCCACAgcaggtcttcagggagcacttctcctatGTGAACTTCTCAGAAGAGCAATGTCACAGGTGCCTCTGCTTCTTAAAGGAGGCTGTCACCgcgctatgtcacctgctgcagctacAAGTTGAGCCTcgtaccagggcatggacagcattgcctgtggctgtcaaggtcacagtGGCCTTTAACTTCTATGCCACACGATCCTTCcaagctgcagcaggtgacatcagcgatATCGCCCATTTAACAGTCCACcgttgtatcagggaggtcaccgaggTCCTCTACAGAAGGAAGAATGCCTTCATCTCTTTTCCAATGGACAGAGCGAAGCATGATGAGCGAGCACTAGACTTTGCATGCATTGCAGACTTCCTTGGGGTGCAACGTGCCATAGACTGCACCTATATTGCTATGCATGCTCCCCAATATCAGGTTGGCATTTTTCACAATGGAGAGGGATTCCATTCTCTCAATAACCAGTCGGTTTGTGACCATAGGCAGTGCCACATGCAGGTCTTTGcctggtttcctggcagcagttaTGATTCATTTATCCTGCGTGAGTACTCTGTGCCACCTTTGTTACAACCAGGCCATCAGgttacaggctggctactgggcaacaagggctatccccttcagacatggctcatgaatcctgtcaggaacccgagcacagctgcagtgctgacctacaatgagagccacacTGCCATCAGAAATAACATCAAGCAGATAGTTGGCGTACTCAAAAAACATGTTGGCTGCCTGGAACATTCTGGAGGAGCTTTGCAATGCACCCCTGAGTGGGTATCCAGATTCATGATCATCTGA